A single region of the Coregonus clupeaformis isolate EN_2021a chromosome 16, ASM2061545v1, whole genome shotgun sequence genome encodes:
- the LOC121585054 gene encoding leukocyte surface antigen CD53, translating to MAQNCLKCLKYTMCVVNFLCFICGTAVFGFGVFMMLNSKVSALIPTLYSLNLSNTLLITGIIMTCVSFLGFLGALKENRCLLITFFILLLILMLVELTVACLLLVYETEIDSFLKKDLTDSLKMSRDSAKGGNSTMNTDDWDIIQTTFQCCGVNNASDWKDKAPMSCCSMSPCDIKHPVYWKAGCYNKLTEWFGKNFLATGVGVIVLCIIEVLGMCFSMTLFCHISRSGLAYKL from the exons CAAGTGTTTGAAATACACCATGTGTGTGGTTAACTTCTTGTGCTTT ATTTGTGGAACCGCAGTGTTTGGTTTTGGAGTGTTCATGATGTTGAACTCCAAGGTGTCTGCTCTCATCCCCACCCTGTACTCCCTGAATCTGTCCAACACACTCCTCATCACCGGCATCATCATGACTTGTGTGTCCTTCCTGGGGTTCCTGGGGGCCCTGAAAGAGAACCGCTGCCTCCTCATCACT TTTTTCATCCTGCTGCTCATTCTGATGTTGGTGGAGCTGACTGTAGCCTGTCTACTGCTGGTATATGAGACAGAG ATTGACAGCTTCCTAAAGAAGGATCTCACAGACAGTCTGAAGATGTCCAGGGACTCAGCTAAAGGTGGGAATTCCACAATGAACACGGACGACTGGGACATCATTCAGACCACG TTCCAGTGCTGTGGGGTCAATAACGCAAGTGACTGGAAGGACAAAGCGCCTATGTCCTGCTGCTCCATGAGCCCATGTGACATCAAGCATCCAGTATACTGGAAGGCC GGTTGTTACAATAAGCTGACGGAGTGGTTTGGGAAGAACTTCCTAGCCACTGGGGTTGGTGTGATTGTGCTCTGCATTATTGAG GTCCTGGGCATGTGTTTCTCCATGACTTTGTTCTGTCACATAAGCCGGTCTGGACTCGCCTACAAATTATGA